The genomic region AAAGCAGAGGTTGTTATCTGAATCAGGGTGTTCCTCGTTCAAAATAGAAGTATACTGTTTATATCCTAACGTGTTTACTATCTGACAGCTTCATGTGTTCTCCCAGAAATGAATTAGTTTAATTCCTATTGCACAGCTGTCTGTATCACAGAAGTTACTATTGCAGTTGACTACCTCAGCAGAAATAGCAAGGATTGAGTGCACCTTGTTTCTCAAACAGCTTTCTTCTCTCCAGAAGCCAAATACAGTGTTTGCTAAAGTTGATTGAAAGTTTTCACTGGTTTCAGAGGACTTTGTCTCAAACTGCGGGATGATTCTTACAGCCAAGAACTGAGgcaatgttatttttaagttatttagTTATTCACCTATTCAGTTTACTTTTCCTCACAAGCCTTACTGTTAGTACCTTTCTATACTGTATGGTTTCAATTCTCTCACCTCCTTTTAGATTTGGTATCTTACATAAGTCACCTGAATATAAACTGTATTTGGCTTTGCAGGCTTGGCTTTCTTTGATTCTTTGCATGAATTCTTTTCAGGAACTGTGATCAGCACTgatcctttatttatttatgtccACAGGAATATATCAATCCAAGAAAAGGGTGAAGAGACATGTATTTATTGTCCTGTCAAAAGCATAGGTAGATTTAATTTACACCAGAAACTGTGACTGAGAGTCCActgcttcctttgtttcctttctagCTTCACATCagatcttttgttttgttttttatgcGCTGCATAAATTTTCACCCTGGGTTTCCTTCCATGTTATTACCAGCCAGTCCACTGATCAGACACAAGGGTTGTGTTCTTGCGTAGTTTGTGGATTGTGTTGGAATCAGAAATCAAATATGTGATAATGAAGGTAAATTGCTTTTAAGTGTTGTGATGTTTAGTGAGTAGACATACAGCATGAAGACCTTCCTTGTCTGCAGTTTGTGATGAAGATGAATCATTCTTTGGGGAAAGGTTATAGTCATGCTGTAAATCAtgttctaaaaatgaaaaaaaaaaaaaaaaatccagcattgATAAATAACTACCATATGGAATCTGAACTATGTAATTGTATTATGATTTGTCATCCACATAAGATAAGCTTTTGAGAATGTTTAAGTTGAAGGTGTAGACACAGAGATATCCAAATGTGTTAACTACTTTAAGTAGTGAGGTtaaattacagtaaaaaaaaaaaatgttccatgTGAGGTGGAAAGACTCCTAGAACCAAGAAGATGGAATTCGTTGCGGCACAGCTGTATGGAAGTAAGTAGGCATTGGGAGTAGCTGTGTATTAGGTTTTACATCGTTTTAAAGAACAGGGCTCACTTTATTTGACAGATGAACATGAATTTACATCAAAAGAAGCCCCTCAAATGGTTTTTGTGATTTAACCTTGGTTGTTTTAGCTCCAAGAGGCAGCAAGAGACACAGATGAACTGTGCACGGGATTGTCTAGCTTTGAGAAATATGCACTGCTGGAAATTAATCTCTTCTATGACTTGAATGAAGAAGAGAAATAGAGATTTCTGAGAAAAGATattggaagaaaacaagagaggAAAGCCAGCTCAGAAATGGGAAAgcagtgaaaaagcaaaatgccttTAGAAATAACTACTCTGAATCAACATCACataaatttctgtttctgccaGCTGCCCACTCACTTTCTCTTTTAATAGAAAGAATCATCTTGGGTCTGAAACAAGTAGTGTGGGGAGCCATGGATTTACTAAGGAAGTGAGTTTCCTGTCTTAGTGGGTTTTAGCTCACAACACTGAGTAACAGATTTGATCTCTTTAGGGTGTATATAACGGACCAGAATGGTAGAAGCAGCCTTTTTCCAAGGATGCTCCTCCAATACAGAAGTGAAGCATCAGTAAtggctttattattttctttctgaattcaTCAGTAATGAAACTTACTTCTTTAAGAACTCTTTTACAGGCATTCATTTAGTCTCACAATGCTTCTGTGAGGGATGCAGTAATACAATCTACATTTTGTAGACAGAAATCTGGAGCACCAGCTAAGAGAGTAAATGATTTGTCCCATGCCCCTCAACAAGCCCCTGGAGTACAGCCATGGTTAGAACCTGGACAAACCTGGCACCGTGTGTTGTGCTCATTGCTCCTAGCCAAGCTGTCTGTCAACTGAGGTATGTCTAGGGACAGTCAGAGGCACACAGGAGACTTATAGAGATTGgttgttttctgaaaaactgattAGGTGAGTAAAATCAAAGAGGTATTTTACTGACATCTgttgtttctgttgctttctttttagcTGGTGTTGCCGGAATACTCTATCCATAGTCTTTTCTGCATAATGTTTTTGTGCGCTCAAGAGTGGCTCACACTGGGTTTAAatgttcctttgcttttttatcATTTCTGGAGGTAAGCCCATCTTTTATATGCTGACTGCTTATTAGCCTTATTTGCCAACTCGGCACAAATGCGGATTGTATGAACTATGAAATGCGGTGATAGGAGTATGGCTGAATATCATTTGCCTAGAAGCTTTTGCCTATAAGCAACTGAAACTTACAGTTCCAgagaagtaataaatatttttcatgaacATTTAGGACGGGTAACGAAAGCACATAATAATATAGACAGCGCTTTCAGTTACTAACTTAGGTAAATATTCCAAAGGGTGTCAGGATGTACTCACCGCAGCTGAATGAAAACTTGGAAATTAAATAGGCTGGAATCTGAAAGTGGAATTTGGTGAGGCTCTAAATACTTCACGGGTAGGGAGTTGTAAGGCTGTTCATATCTGAAAGATCTTGGACCTATTTATTCAGCCCTAGCAAGGAAACCTTTCCATTGGAGTTATGAAATAGAGACTGGGTAGGTTGACGGAATTTTGCTTCTCCTCTCCTTTGGCagctttatgcttttttttttttttttcccctcagtatAAAATAAGTTGTTTCTTGCCGTACAGTAGAGTTTCTGTTCTGCAAGATAAGTTTCTCTTAGGGACTCTTGGAATAGGGTTTGCAGCAGATGAAGAGCTGTTGTCTCCACCCTGCCCACATGAAAAAGTGGGGAGTGTTTCCACCCTGGATCTCTGCTATGTGCTTATATTCACTGAGGGGCTTTCAGTGTTGATCACATTAAGACCTGCTACTGAGCAGCTTTAATGTTTTGTGGACAGacagtgcagctgctgctgcagcaccttcCTCTGCATTCTAGTGGAGGATCAGCCTTCTGTTGCTTCTGAAAATAGCCAAGAGACATCAGTTTTTGTGATTGTCAGTCTGGAGTCTTCACTAGTTTTGCATTTCACAGTGTTTGTAAAAGCAGAGATGATTTTTGTCTGTCAGGGTCTCTTTGTGTTACAAAGCTACATATGGCAGCAGATAGCTCCTCTTGTGAAGTAGATTGAAGAATACTTCTGTAAAGAAGGCAAAACCGTTATCTCAACCAGGAACTAAAAAGTAGTAGCTTTTTTacactgttttctgcagaaggCTGGTAGTAATGCAGAGTCATATGATAAAGTGTATTATTCAGAAGTTGGAGTCACAGTATAGTTCTCAGAAAGCTAGATGGAGTGAAACTACGAGTACTTTTCTCCCTGTTGGCTGggtgcaataaaaataaaaatgttttatgataCTGTTTTACTAAGGATTAACAACCAAAGTGCGACAATAGTACTggtttaaaaagtaaaaaaaggtgaaattgaTCAGACTCTAAATAATGATATCAACCTTTGgaactttttctttgctttgtttccatgGTTCTCTGTATGCTTTGCTGTAATTATTCcataatttctgctgttttaacCACAGACAGGTTTGGGTTCATTGTGAAGTTCTGCACAAAACCATGGGAAGATACTGTATAATATCTTCGTACCAATGAAGATAATTAAGCAAGGTTTCATCTATGGTATCTGTAAAAGAATTTGCAGTGTTATTAGAGATTGTAACTGGATGTGACTATATTGGAAAGGACGAAGGGAGGAAGGCAAGGTTTTTAGGAGAACGTTTACTTCAAAGTTTGCGGCTGATCAATTGTATGGGGGTTTTATATCTGTCCATCTATGAGCAATCCCAGCAACCTTCAGTGGTTACATTACTATTtcagaacaacagaaataacAATATTTCATCTGATTCATGCTGATCTTAAAGCAGTTTGTTAACTTTGAGGACTTCTTTTTTTgatttgcctttgctttttacTGCAAAGTAACTGAGACAAAAGtgtctttgcaaaataaaaattcttttgtcAGGGTTTTCTCAAACATCCAGTCATTGTTGAGAATAATTAGAAATTTCTCCTATGTaagaagaaacacattttctaattaaaattatttggatgATAAATTTTTGAGCAGTGCTACATGTAGAAAACGGTAGTCAGCCAGCTTTTATACTACTCCGTattgacttttttccttttcagagttGGAGGAACTGAGCTATCAATTGGTAGAGACTGTCACCTTTCATCATGTCTGAAATCAGTTGTGTAGATGCAGTTAAGGCCCAGTAATCCTTCCTCCATGCTGTGATCACAAGCCGCCACATATTGTCAGTCACAATATGTAAGTTATTAGTGAGTaagccagaaataacattatAGGAAGGGGAATGTTTCAATCTAAAGAATTAATAGAACACAGAAAGTCTACATTCGTTAATTGCTTGGTTCTATAAGAGCGGTCTGCTTGCACTAGTGTCCTGATTTTAACAATGTCCAGAAATAGAGGGTTGAAAAAGAGTGGAAAATTCTTCCTATATCATGGAAGACGTATGTCTTCTGAGCTGGTGATCAGGAGGGAGTATATCTGCACATAATTAATACAGAATGTTACAAAGTCATTCTAGATGTCTTCTCCTGCTCTTTCAGGTATTTTCGTTGCCCAGCAGATAGTTCAGAGCTAGCATATGACCCACCTGCAGTCATGAATGCAGATACCTTGAGTTACTGTCAAAAAGAGGCCTGGTGTAAGCTAGCTTTCtatcttctttccttcttctacTATCTGTACTGGTAAGTCTGGTCATTTCACTAAGGAAGTAGTAGCTGCTTTTCATTTGACATGTGAAATTGTATTTAGGAATGACTGGAACCAACTGGCTCATTTCCTTAGTCTTATAAAACTTGCTCTGATCATGATTCAGGGAAGCATGCCCACTTAGAGCAGCATGTGCTTATATCTGCCAGCACCTCAGTACAGAATATTAAGTGTTTTATCTAAGGCCTGAGCCAGGCCCCAGGGCCAACCCAAGGAAAAAATTTTTGCTCCTCTGCACAGTCTTTTAGGATGGGTGAAATAGCAAATGTTATGATAATGGCATTACATCAAATAAAAATTCTAATGTTCTTATGATTCTCTTGAAATGATCAAGAGAATCATAAGAAAAATACTATGTCTGCTGATCATTTCAAATGATCAGATGCTAAAGATGGTAAGTAAATGGGTAGGTAGGCAGTGGGTAGGAAGATGGGGTGCACCATGCCTGGTCCTACAGCCTCCCTTTCATTGCAGGGTAAGCCTGTGCACAGTCCAAACCCCTAATTTAAGTACATTCTTGAAGATATCTACCCCAGTTGTGTATTGTCGCCCCTGCCCCTTTCAGCAGTCACATGTCCTTAGTGCACAGTCACAAATGCCCAGTGCAAGAATATGTGAGGATCATATTTAAGGTAAGGCCTCAACAGAATCCCTGTGCTTTTCGTCACCCCTGTAATCACACCATAAAACTACTTGACCACAAAGGTTAACACACTTTAAATGGAGGTGTTATTTTATGATGCCTTTCTACTCCTTCTTCCATAATGTGTTTGACTAGAGTGCCTCTTCAAGCCAGGCTTGCATGCAGTAATCCCTCTGTAAGGCAGGTTTGTATGCTAGTGGACGAAGATAAATGTTATTTCTCCTTTAATCACTGGTCCATTATCTGTTCTGTTGTTCCCCATATCTTGAGGAGTCATTGATGCAGGTTGTTGTTTCTCaatattacttttaaatattatcGACAGCAAAGTTTTCTGTCCATACCTCCCTGTGTCTGCATacatgagagagagaaagaaagtagAAGGGCCTAGTCTCACAGAAGCTGGTAGGCGCCTAACTCACACTGAGATGGTTGGGACATGAGAATCTGAGCAGTTTAGCATCCAGTAGCTTTGTGGATTTGGGCTGAGCACCTTTGCCTGCCAGTCCTCTTCACAGGAGCAAGGTTCGAGAGCACGACAGTTATGCTAGACAAGCTCTGTTGGTAGTgcaaggagaggtggcaaggCATGGCTGGAGAGACAAGCGTTTTTAACCCTACATTTCTGTGTTGGCTAAAAGACCCTGTCAAAGTCAGCCTTGTTGTGTGGTCTAGCATTTCTGCTGGGACTCTACTGTTGTGCAGCTTCCTCTGAGccctgcttccttccttctaAGATGTGGCCATAAGCCAAAATCTGGTTTATTTAGCACCTGGTGCTAAATAAAATAGTATCAATTACATTCAATTTTGCTGTGCTTTCCTGGGTATTGTTGGAATTAGAATTGCAGTAAAGTGGAGCCGTGGCAATATACTgtgatttctttgcttttcagagtTGCATTTAATATGTATGGATTCACTCCAGCTGGTGTCTGCATTTTGTGTTTCCTCTACTGCATGGAGTTTTTTccagaggaaacaaaataatGTAGTTTTATGGGAAACCTTGCCTGCCCTGCCGAGAGTTGCTGGTTGAAGTTCTAAAGATGAAATATGCTAAagcaaaatggttttgtttcttcactgTTCAAATTCAGACATCAGGCTGCACTTCAATAAGCTCAAACACAGCTTGTGGTGCAGTAGGATGTCGATAATGAATTTGTTATTTCTTGAGTGCTTTTTGATACCCATCTTGAATGCACCATAATTAAGATGCTTTAGAGAGATAGAAAGAATGCAGAGGAAAGCACCGGCCATTACAGTCACACATGAGGAACAGACAGTAAAGGGTTATAAAAATCAAAAAGTGCTCTGTATGCTTCAAAAGGATACTTTCATATTGTGTCTTTCTTTTACATTCAGCATGATCTACACTTTGGTGAGCTCTTAACTGAAAGATCATCATTAAAGACTGAAAACAACAAAGACTGGAGGTGCAAGGACGAGTGAGCCAAGTGAagcatgattaaaaataaaaaagcaaggaaaggaaaactttgaACCCAAGAAGTAAATAGAGTACATGAAGTATGTGAAAAAGAGAcccagcaagaagcagcagaataCCATGGGAGAATGGCTGAGTTAACTGTGTTTATCTCCTGTTTCTCAGTGTGTTGCAGTAAATGACTTtcaaaacacccccaaaaaaaacaaacgaaaGGGCAACAAGGTGGGCACACAACTATTCACCTCTCCAGGGATAATGCTGCTTTCTTTAGTGGATTCATTATAAACTATAGTCCCTATGTCTTCCAGGGAGCaaagtttcttttcttaatgACTGTTCTGAActggggaagcagagggcaAGATCATCTTACACAGAAGGAACAGCTATGCAACACATTCTGAAAATGAGCACTGACTGGAGTTCAGATATGATGTGTGACTGTTCTGCAGGGATGTTCACATGTCACTAATCAAACAGGGATGTTGGATCTTGTGGAATTgcttcagtgggtttttttccacccataacaacaataacaaaagaATTTGCAGTTGCAGTGTTCTGTTTTCTAATGATACACTATTGCTGTAAGTGAACATCCAGTATATTTCTGTACTTCATTTGTGATGCACCAATAACATACAGTGACATGTATAAATACATTGGGTTTGCCAGGCACTTACCTCTTTTTGCAGTCAGAGGAACCCTATTCTGTAAAAGCTACATATATTAAGGAGGATTGTAACATAGGTATTATATTTATCACAATGCTGGGTAACAAAGTACTGGACCATGGTCTGTAATTCTGTTTTGcagctttatttctgctgtcaAATTTAAGCTGGAACAAatatacaaaatgtttttgtcttgtATGAGGTTTGTGTTGAAAGATGTTCAggtttttataatttaaaagtttttaaattttatcatataattataatttaaattcaTATATGTGGGCTGTATAACTTGATGTATAtttgcatatacatatatataaaaacataaatattcacAATCTATTTATATTTTAGCTTAATCTGTTTGACAGGTTAAAGGCATCAAGTGTCCAGAAATTGATTTCAGTGCTGAACCTAGTGGAACAGGGCTGGTTCCCTCAAAGTCACTAAGGTATTTCAGTGCAGCCACTGGTGCTCTGGGTGGTAGGCAAGCCTGTAAGATCAAGACTTAACACTAGTGCACGCACAGTCATCACTTGGATCTTGCATTGTGAATGAGCTAATAAGGTATGTTGCTAGCGGAAATGCTGCAGAGAACAGTGCAGAGAGGCCCATCTGTACCCCAGCTTGGTAACAGCTGGTCTTGTTAGAACTAGCTCATTGTTGACCCTGCCAGATTTGCTCTGGATATTGAGAGCCAGTAGATTGTTCCTGTACCAAACTCTGAGGACTTTTTAGTCTGGGCACAGGACTTCAGCACTATCGCATCCAGTACTGCCTTTCTGCTAACATACCCGGTTTCACAACATGGAGCAGAAACAGTGGCTGAATGGAGTCATCTCATGTCTGGTGAGGTCCAAACTGAGCTGGAGTTACTGTGTGTGTACAGTGCCAAGATTCTTTCCAGTTTGATCTGGCTACGTTAACAAAATTAAATCCTGTTAGCCTGCAGAGCACAGTTGCTGCATGCAGACTATCTGCTCCCGGACCATGCCAACTCCCAAATTATGCCTGGGGATTGCTTGGAAGAGTACTAGCTGGCCTGCACAGAAATTATACCAGGTGTCATTCTAACAATATTTAGATGATGGTATAATTAATGCGCAACCCATAAAAAGCTGATGATTGTCTGTGGCTGAATTCCTTCTCTACATCCTAAGTAAAGCATCTAGTTCTACAGAGTATAGGAACTAGATTCACAAGAGCAAATCACAGTGAATAACTTGTAGGTATCTTGCTATCTCATAAAACTCTCAACTCTGAGCAGGTGACTGCATTTTTGCACGCACCTCCCAGGATGCATAGGAAGTGGAAAAAATTTATTCAGGCTTCCTATATTCCATTTATGTGCTTTAAACTTAGTTTCATTGAAaggcttgccttttttttccttgtgagaCTGGATGGGTGAAAGTATGATCGTGTCTTACCTGAAAACACACAATTTTCAAATCCTGAGATTTAGCTATGAGCTAGACTATCAGCAAATCAATCGcttgcctgcagagctgggcgGAAGCTCTGTGAGTTTTTATAACTGGCATTGGCATCTAATTCTTGGTTTTACACAAGAGGCACTTAGATAGATAGGTCTTCTGAATGTAGCTTCAGGTGACTTCAAGGACATAATGCTTGAATGGATGTGCTAGGTCATTTAAAACAGATTCTCTGTTTTGGGCAACTTCATCAATATGCTGACTGAACTCCACTTGAAAGCAGAACTTGTTTGATCCCACTAGTGCTATAAGCAAGCATTTCTAGTAGCTCACTGCTCTGGTACTAGAaggtttttctgcatttctagaGTAAATTTATTCTTGGTTAATTTATTCCACTTGATTTTGAGCCAACATTAGCTTAAATACACCTTATCTCATGCTGTTTAAGAGCCTGATGGGTAGAAAGACCAGTCCTTTTCAGCCTCCGTTCTGTTAGAAGTGAATCATCTTTTTCCATCCTTCCATAGAAGAGCTCTCCATTCTCCATGTCTTCTTTAAAGGATTTCTCTTTTGTCTTTCCACTCAAATTAATCTTTCATAAAAGTGGATGATCACAGCTGTTCAGAGTATGCTGGAGAGTAACTAGTCCTTACTGTGAAGGAACTATGAAAGCTAACATTCTCAGTTCTTATCAATAAtccttactgaaaaaaatagtcCCACTGCTTTCAAtagtattttgtttctcttcaagaaaaatct from Phalacrocorax carbo chromosome 3, bPhaCar2.1, whole genome shotgun sequence harbors:
- the CNIH3 gene encoding protein cornichon homolog 3, with protein sequence MAFTFAAFCYMLSLVLCAALIFFAIWHIIAFDELRTDFKSPIDQCNPVHARERLRNIERICFLLRKLVLPEYSIHSLFCIMFLCAQEWLTLGLNVPLLFYHFWRYFRCPADSSELAYDPPAVMNADTLSYCQKEAWCKLAFYLLSFFYYLYCMIYTLVSS